The Leptospira venezuelensis genome contains a region encoding:
- a CDS encoding DEAD/DEAH box helicase family protein, with translation MKTEKQTRKEIIDLRLANAGWNLSDKTQVIEEFDIAVVKPSSSLKAKSSYAGHQFSDYVLLGKDGKPLAVVEAKRTSTDAAKGREQAKQYCYNIRERHGGELPFCFYTNGYDIYFWDLENYPPKKVYGFPSRDDLERYSYLRKARKPLASESINTKIAGREYQIASIRAVMEVVEKKRRKFLLVMATGTGKTRTCVALVDALMRFGWVERTLFLVDRIALRKQTLDAFKEYLPNEPFWPKEGEQDISADRRIYVSTYPTMLNIIRDENTSLSPHFFDLVVVDESHRSIYNTYQEILNYFNTITLGLTATPTDVIDHNTFQLFECEDGVPTFAYSYEEAVNHIPPYLCDFQVMKIKSKFQTEGISKRTISLEDQRKLIIEGKEVAEINFEGTDLEKKVINKGTNSLIVREFMEECIKDPDGVLPGKTIFFCMTKAHARRIEEIFDSLYPEYKGEIAKVLVSDDPRVHGTGGLLDQFTRQNMPRIAISVDMLDTGIDVREIVNLVFAKPVYSYTKFWQMIGRGTRLLENDKIKPWCPEKSSFLVLDCWDNFEYFKLNPKGKTGNPQIPLPVRLFGLRLDKIAKAIELGENSILKNEIHNLRKQISSLPKSSVVIIEAQNELQRLEDKNFWNHLSPEKIEFLRSIVQPLFRTVSDADFKAMRFEKDIVEASLSFLSAEMDKFETLKSSIVEEIGRLPLTVNTVAKEEELIRTAQTNHFWITINEEKFDLLIHHLSPLMKQIEKVPILGPAKFDLKDIVIEKEFVEFGPSHEALSVAKYRELVEVKVNELVSKSPILKKIKQGQEISDEETEILAEELYNEHPHITIDLLRRVYNHRKAELVQFIKHILGIEILESFSETVTKAFEVFIQNHSYLTSRQLQFMDLLKSYILEKGELQKRNLIESPFTLLHPEGVRGIFDPKEIEEILELADKVIAA, from the coding sequence TTACTTGGAAAAGACGGTAAACCATTGGCAGTTGTAGAAGCCAAACGGACTTCCACAGATGCAGCAAAAGGAAGAGAACAGGCTAAACAATATTGTTATAATATTCGCGAGAGGCATGGAGGAGAACTCCCATTCTGCTTTTACACAAATGGTTATGATATTTATTTCTGGGATTTAGAAAATTACCCTCCCAAGAAAGTTTATGGTTTCCCATCTCGAGATGATCTAGAGCGTTACTCCTACCTAAGAAAAGCTCGTAAACCATTGGCGAGTGAATCCATTAATACTAAAATTGCTGGTCGGGAATATCAAATAGCCTCGATTCGAGCGGTGATGGAGGTCGTTGAAAAGAAGCGAAGAAAGTTTCTCTTGGTAATGGCTACGGGTACTGGTAAGACAAGAACCTGTGTGGCATTGGTTGATGCTCTTATGCGTTTCGGTTGGGTAGAAAGAACTCTTTTTCTTGTGGACCGGATTGCGCTTCGGAAGCAAACTTTGGATGCATTTAAAGAATATCTTCCTAATGAGCCGTTTTGGCCAAAAGAAGGAGAGCAAGATATCTCTGCAGACCGTAGGATTTATGTTTCTACATATCCAACGATGTTAAATATTATTCGTGACGAAAATACGAGTCTTAGCCCTCATTTTTTTGATTTAGTCGTTGTAGATGAAAGCCATCGTAGTATCTACAATACATACCAGGAAATTTTAAATTATTTTAATACGATTACATTAGGGCTTACTGCAACTCCAACAGATGTAATTGATCATAATACATTTCAGTTATTTGAATGTGAAGATGGGGTTCCCACATTTGCTTATTCCTACGAGGAAGCAGTGAATCATATTCCTCCTTACTTATGCGATTTTCAGGTAATGAAAATTAAATCCAAATTTCAAACGGAAGGTATAAGCAAGCGAACTATTTCTTTGGAAGACCAGCGGAAGTTAATCATAGAAGGAAAAGAAGTAGCCGAAATCAATTTTGAAGGGACGGATCTAGAAAAAAAGGTTATTAATAAGGGGACCAATTCTTTGATCGTTAGAGAATTCATGGAAGAATGTATCAAAGATCCGGATGGGGTCCTTCCAGGGAAAACGATCTTCTTTTGCATGACAAAGGCTCATGCGAGAAGGATTGAGGAAATTTTCGACTCTCTTTATCCGGAATACAAAGGAGAGATCGCGAAAGTTTTAGTCAGTGATGATCCAAGAGTTCATGGAACCGGTGGGTTACTCGATCAATTTACTCGTCAAAATATGCCAAGGATTGCGATCAGTGTAGATATGCTGGATACAGGAATCGATGTAAGAGAAATTGTGAATCTTGTTTTTGCAAAACCTGTTTACTCTTATACAAAATTCTGGCAAATGATCGGTCGTGGAACCCGCCTTTTAGAAAATGATAAGATCAAACCATGGTGTCCTGAAAAATCGTCCTTCTTGGTTTTAGATTGTTGGGATAATTTCGAATACTTTAAGCTAAATCCAAAAGGAAAGACTGGGAATCCTCAAATTCCTTTGCCAGTCCGGCTTTTTGGACTTCGATTAGATAAGATTGCAAAAGCAATTGAGTTAGGCGAGAATTCGATTCTGAAAAATGAAATCCACAATTTACGAAAGCAAATTTCCTCTCTTCCAAAATCATCCGTCGTCATTATAGAAGCTCAGAATGAACTTCAGAGACTGGAAGATAAGAATTTTTGGAATCATTTGAGTCCGGAAAAAATAGAATTTTTACGTTCGATTGTACAACCGTTATTCCGTACGGTTTCGGATGCAGATTTCAAGGCAATGCGATTTGAAAAGGATATTGTGGAAGCTTCTCTTTCTTTTCTTTCCGCAGAAATGGATAAATTTGAGACATTAAAGTCTTCGATCGTGGAGGAAATTGGACGATTACCTCTTACTGTGAATACGGTTGCGAAAGAGGAAGAATTGATTCGAACTGCTCAAACGAACCATTTTTGGATTACGATCAACGAAGAGAAATTCGACCTTCTTATCCATCACCTATCCCCTTTAATGAAACAGATTGAAAAAGTCCCTATATTAGGGCCTGCCAAGTTCGATTTGAAAGATATCGTTATTGAAAAGGAATTTGTAGAGTTCGGTCCATCCCATGAGGCATTGAGCGTTGCGAAATACCGGGAACTTGTGGAAGTAAAAGTGAATGAACTGGTTTCTAAAAGTCCTATTTTGAAAAAGATCAAACAGGGCCAGGAGATCTCGGACGAAGAAACGGAGATTTTAGCGGAAGAGCTTTATAATGAGCATCCTCATATCACGATTGATTTGTTGAGAAGAGTTTATAATCACCGAAAAGCGGAGTTAGTACAATTTATTAAACATATCCTTGGGATTGAAATTCTAGAGAGTTTTTCAGAAACTGTAACTAAAGCTTTTGAAGTTTTTATCCAAAACCACAGTTATTTAACGAGTCGTCAGTTGCAGTTTATGGATCTTTTGAAAAGTTATATCCTGGAAAAAGGAGAACTTCAAAAAAGGAATCTAATCGAATCTCCTTTTACACTTCTGCATCCGGAAGGGGTACGTGGAATTTTTGATCCGAAAGAGATCGAAGAAATCCTGGAATTAGCTGATAAGGTAATCGCCGCTTAA
- a CDS encoding type I restriction-modification system subunit M — translation MLQNNPQLKSLIDKLWNNFWSGGISNPLTAIEQITYLIFMKRLDDLETKRERDAEFTGEKYKSRFSGKFKVPGSNELIDKKKLRWSEFKHFTADETLLHIQTKVFPFLKELNGDASPFTHHMQNAVFIMPKASLLTEAIQIIESIFAEIEKDANEGGHAFQDIQGDVYEMLLSEIATAGKNGQFRTPRHIIKLIAELVAPQLGQRVADPACGTGGFLLGAYQFMLTDYIRKKDPKKIVKDEDGFERGALSSAVDKKVKSILDDSFYGYDIDTTMVRLGLMNLMMHGIDEPHIDYKDTLSKKFNEDKQYDIVLANPPFTGNIDKGDINENLTLPTTKSELLFVERIFNMLRLGGTAGVIVPQGVLFGSGKAFVALRKKLIEESELKAVITLPSGVFKPYAGVSTAILIFTKGGETEHTWFYEMLADGYSLDDKRTKIEQSDLMDIVARFQSRDPKKDTKRTERAFFVPKKEITGVKPEESKYDLSLNKYKEEVYEEIEYESPKLILEKLEILEGQIQTGLKELKSRL, via the coding sequence ATGTTACAAAATAATCCCCAATTAAAATCACTCATAGATAAGCTCTGGAATAATTTTTGGAGCGGAGGGATCAGTAATCCATTAACTGCAATCGAGCAGATCACTTATCTAATATTTATGAAACGTTTGGATGATCTGGAGACCAAGCGAGAAAGAGATGCAGAATTTACAGGAGAAAAATATAAATCCAGATTTAGCGGAAAGTTTAAGGTTCCAGGTAGTAACGAGCTCATTGATAAGAAAAAGCTTCGCTGGAGTGAATTTAAACATTTTACTGCGGATGAAACTCTTCTTCATATCCAAACCAAAGTTTTCCCCTTCTTAAAAGAGCTGAATGGAGACGCGTCTCCGTTTACGCATCATATGCAAAATGCAGTTTTCATTATGCCAAAGGCTTCCCTGTTGACGGAGGCGATCCAAATCATAGAATCCATTTTCGCTGAGATCGAAAAGGACGCTAATGAAGGAGGACATGCATTTCAGGATATCCAAGGAGATGTCTATGAGATGCTATTGAGTGAAATTGCAACTGCTGGAAAGAACGGGCAATTCAGAACTCCTAGGCATATCATCAAATTGATTGCGGAACTTGTTGCTCCTCAGCTTGGGCAACGAGTTGCAGATCCAGCCTGTGGAACAGGAGGGTTTTTACTTGGAGCATACCAATTTATGCTCACGGATTATATTCGAAAGAAAGATCCGAAAAAAATTGTAAAAGATGAGGATGGATTTGAGAGAGGGGCTTTAAGTTCTGCTGTAGATAAAAAAGTAAAATCCATTTTAGACGATAGTTTTTACGGATACGATATCGATACCACTATGGTGCGACTCGGTTTAATGAATCTCATGATGCATGGAATTGATGAACCCCATATTGATTATAAAGATACATTGAGTAAAAAATTCAATGAAGACAAACAATATGATATCGTACTCGCAAACCCTCCCTTTACGGGAAATATAGATAAGGGAGATATTAATGAGAATCTTACCTTGCCGACGACCAAGTCGGAACTTTTATTCGTAGAAAGAATTTTTAATATGCTTCGATTGGGAGGAACTGCAGGAGTCATTGTTCCTCAAGGTGTACTTTTCGGAAGTGGAAAGGCGTTTGTAGCTCTTCGTAAAAAGCTAATAGAAGAATCTGAGCTAAAAGCAGTAATCACATTACCGAGTGGCGTCTTTAAACCTTATGCCGGAGTGAGCACCGCTATTTTAATTTTTACCAAGGGTGGAGAAACGGAACATACCTGGTTCTATGAGATGCTGGCAGACGGGTATAGTTTGGATGATAAGAGAACCAAGATCGAACAAAGCGATCTCATGGACATTGTTGCTCGATTCCAATCTAGGGATCCAAAGAAAGATACAAAACGAACCGAAAGAGCTTTCTTTGTTCCAAAAAAGGAAATCACAGGAGTTAAACCGGAGGAAAGTAAATACGATCTTTCCTTAAACAAATATAAGGAAGAAGTCTACGAAGAGATCGAATACGAATCCCCCAAGCTGATCCTGGAAAAGCTAGAGATC